TAGGCGATGAGGACGATCCACCACGGGTAGCGCGGCGGCGCGCCGAGGATCGTGTCGATTCGCTGCGACCCCTCGACCACCGTCGCCCGCCCCGTGCGCACGTCGTCGGCGACCCGGTCGAGCTCCGCGAGATGCCGCAGGTTGTACGCGCCGGGCTCGACGCGGAAGAGGTGCGTGCGCTGTCGCTCGGGTGGCCCGAACGCGGCGAAGACCGACGTCGGCGTCGTGAAGAAGTGCGCGACGAGGCCGAGACGGTGTGCAATGTCGGTCAGCACCTCCTCGAGCCGGTTGGCTGGCGTGCCGGCGGTGTGCAGCGCGCGCGCCAGCCGCAGCACGAAGCCGGCCCGCTGTTCCTCGGGCGTGAACGAGTCGGTGCGAGGACGATCGGGATCGGGTGGGATCACACGGACGGGCATGGGGAGCATTCTCGCAGATGCCGCCCTCGCAGGGCCGTGGTCTGCGGGTCTCGCGGCGGGCGGCGGCGTCTCCTTGTCTTCGCTCGCGGCTGTGACCTACCCTGTCACAGCCGCCAGCGAGACTCGCGTCGACGACACCAGCCTGGCCCCGGAGGCCTCGACCCGTTCTGCATTTCAAGGAGGAACGACGATGCCCGACCTTCCCGAATTGACCCTCGACGTCCTTCAACGCGCGGCGGCGGGCGGCGCGGCGGCCGTTCGCTGTGTCACGCGCCTGCAGCCGGCGGGGGGCCCTGGCGACAAGGTCTTCCCGCCGACGTATGCCACTGACAAGGCGGCGGCCACCCGGTACGCCTTCGAACGGCGCCGCCTCGACGGGCGCGAGGTCGACACAGTCCTGCTCGACTCGGTGGCTTCGCAGGCGAACCGGATGGAGGAGGCGTTGCTTGCCGCGTGGGAGGCGCAACGCTTGAGCTTTCCCGTCATCGCGGTCGACTTCTCGGGGGAGGACGGGCTCCAGGACCTCGACCGCATCACGACGCTCCACGCGCCGCACCGGATTGCCGATGCGCTCCTGCGCGACAGCCTCGACGAGCAGGGCACGCGCTTCCGCGACACGACGGCCGGCCGCGCCTATACCGATGCGACGGTGCGGAACGCCACCGCCATCTATCTCTATTGCCCGACGGCGCTCGTCTTCGGCGTGTGGGACTCCACGGGGCCCCGTGGCGGCCTTGGCAACAAGGTCCAGCGCGCCCTCGTGTCGGAAATCGTCGGCATCGGGGCCGTGGCGGGTGTGAAGACGGCCAGCCGGCTGGACCCGGCGGGCATTCAAGCGAAAGTAGACGTGTATCACCGGCAAGACGACCGAGACGACTGGACGACGGACCCGGCCGAGGCGCTCGTCGAGAAGGGCAAACCGGTGCCCTTCAGCCGCAAGGGGAGCGAGGGCAAGGGAAAACCTTCGGCCATCAATCACAGCAACGTCGCGCCGACCATCGACGTCACCGCAGGCGGGGTGACCTTCGAATACGCGCTCCAGACCACGGTGCTTTCGTTCCCGGCACTCCGACGACTGCGGTTCCCGACAGATGCGGAAGGAAGGTCGTTCGGCCCCGAGCGGCGGGCCGGAGCGGAAGAGGCCGCGCGAGCCGCCCTCGCGGCCCTCGCCCTGGCCGCCGTGGCCGAGCAACGAGACCGGGGCTACGACCTGCGGTCGCGGTCGCTGCTGGTGCCGGAGCACGGAGGGCCGCTCGTCTTCGAGCTCATTCCAGCCGATGGTGGGGCCGCCGATAGGTTCTGCTTGTCGAGCCCTGGAGCCGCTCGACTGGTCGAAGCGGCCGCCGCAGACGCGGCGCGCCATGGTCTCGGCTGGCAGGCCAAGCCGCTCACGTTGAAGCCCGCCCCGAAGCTCGCGGCGCTCATTCGCGAGAGCCGCAAGCGTGCCGCAGCAGGCGAGACCGACGAAGCCGAGGTCGAGGGGTGATGCTGGCGCTGCGCATCGAGTACCTCACCGGGCGCTCGGTGGCGACGAGCTACAACGACCGCACCACGGCCGAGTGGCCCCCGCACCCGGCGCGCATCTTCTCCGCGCTCGTCGCGGCGTGGGCGGCCGCCGATCCTCACTCGGAAGACGAACGCGCCGCCCTGGACTGGCTCGCCGAGCAGCCGCCACCCGCCATCGCCGCCAGCGCCGCGTCGCGGCGCACTGTGGTTCCTCACTACGTGCCAGTGAACGACACGGCCGTGCTCAAGACCTTCGAGTCGCGCACTGAGCGCCTCGCCGCTGATCGCGCGGAGTTCGCCGACGTGCTGTCCTCCTCGAGTCCCAACGAGACATCAGCGGACACGACAGCACTGGCAGCCGCCAGGCGCGCGGCCACGAAGCTCCAGAAGTCGATCGACAAGCAGGAGGCCGGTCTTGCCGCGCTCAAGAAGGCTGACCAGGAGCAGGTGACCGGGACGAGTGTCGCACTCGAGCGCCAGGCGGCCCGAATGCTGCCCGAGCAGCGCACCCGGCAGATGAGGACGTTCCCCTCGGTCTCACCCGACGACCCGACGGTCCACCTCGTGTGGTCCTCGTCGCCTCCCCCCGACGTCCGCCGCGCCCTCGACGACATGGCGCGGCGCGTCGTGCGCGTCGGCCACTCGTCGTCTCTTGTGACGTGCCGCTTCGTGGACGACGCGCCCGCTCCGACGCTCGTGCCCAACGACGAGGCGACGATGGTGTTGCGTGTGCCAGGTCCCGGACAGGTCCAGCGTCTCGTCGAGGCCCACGGCCGGCACCACGAAGTCGAGCCCCGGGTACTGCCCTGCCGTTTCCAGCGCTACGGCCCGGCCGGCGCCGAGACTCCTCGCGCAGTGGACGTCTCCGTGTTCAGCGGCGAGTGGATCGTGCTTCGTCAGGTCCGGGGACCTCGCTTGTCGATGACGCTCTGTGCCGAAGTGGCCCAGGCCTTTCGTGCCGCGCTGATGTCGTACGCCGGCGGTGAGATTCCGGAGGTGGTGTCCGGACACGAACAAGACGGTACGCCTTCGCAGAGGCCGCACGTCGCGGTGCTGGCGCTCCCCTTTGTCGGCCACGTCCGTGCGACCGGAGAGATCCTCGGCCTGGCCATCGTGCCGCCGAGAACCATCGCCGCCGAAGACAGGCTCGCCTTGCTTCGGGCGCTCGGCACGTGGGAGCAGGCCGTGCGCGACCGCCTCGACGAAGAGGACGTCGAGGCCCCGCCGCTCGAGCTGCGCCTCGGCGCACGCGGCGTCATCGAACTGGAGCGGGTGGCGTGGGGCATCGCGCCGCTGGCCAACCTGCGCCCGGAGACGTGGTGCCGCCCGGCGCGCGTGTGGCTATCGGTGACGCCCGTCGCCCTCGATCGGCATCCAGGCAACCTGCGCGCGACCGACCCGGCCGTCGCGGACGCAGCCGTCCGGGCTGCCGTCGCGACGCTCACGAGGAGTTGCGAACGCATTGGTCTTCCACGTCCCGTCAGGGTAGACGTCCTGCCCTCGGTCACGATGGCGGGGGTGGCCAAGGCGAGGCAATTCGCGCCATTTCCTGCCGACGGGCGAAGGCCACAGCGTGCGAAGGTGCACGCGGTCGTCGAGTTCGACCCCCCGGTCGCCGGGCCCGTGCTGCTCGGCGCCGGTCGGTACTCCGGGCTCGGTCTGTTCCGTCCGGTGGTCGACGCTGAAGGAGAACGCACATGAGCGCGACAACGGCCGCGACGTTCGAGGCGTTCTTCGAGGCCGTGCACGGGTCGGCGCCGTTTCCGTGGCAGACGCGGTTGGCGACTCGCGTCTTGACGGAAGGCCGGTGGCCCGACCTGCTCGACCTGCCGACGGGGACGGGAAAGACCAGCGCCATCGACGTCGCGCTGTTCGCGCTCGCCGCACGGCCCGACGTGTTTCCCCGGCGGATCGTCCTGGTGGTCGACCGCCGGGTCGTCGTGGACCAGGCGGCCACCCACGCGCTCGACATCCGCACGGCCTTGATGGCGGCCCAGGACGGAGCTGCCCGCGAGGTGGCCCGTGCGCTCCGGGCGCTCTTTGGCGGAGCCGAGACCGAGCCCCCGTTTGCGGTGTCGGTGCTGCGCGGCGGGATGCCGCGCGACGAGCAGTGGGCCGAGCGTCCCGACCGTCCCGTGGTCGCCCTGTCCACGGTGGATCAGGTCGGCTCGCGGCTGCTCTTCCGCGGATACGGGGTCTCGCCGCGCATGGCCCCGCTCCACGCCGGCCTGCTCGGCAACGACACCCTGTTCCTGCTCGACGAGGTGCAGCTCTCGACTGCCTTCGCCGAGACGCTTCGGGCGCTCGAGGCGCGCTGGCGCCGATGGCACCT
This region of Acidobacteriota bacterium genomic DNA includes:
- the cas7u gene encoding type I-U CRISPR-associated protein Cas7, whose amino-acid sequence is MPDLPELTLDVLQRAAAGGAAAVRCVTRLQPAGGPGDKVFPPTYATDKAAATRYAFERRRLDGREVDTVLLDSVASQANRMEEALLAAWEAQRLSFPVIAVDFSGEDGLQDLDRITTLHAPHRIADALLRDSLDEQGTRFRDTTAGRAYTDATVRNATAIYLYCPTALVFGVWDSTGPRGGLGNKVQRALVSEIVGIGAVAGVKTASRLDPAGIQAKVDVYHRQDDRDDWTTDPAEALVEKGKPVPFSRKGSEGKGKPSAINHSNVAPTIDVTAGGVTFEYALQTTVLSFPALRRLRFPTDAEGRSFGPERRAGAEEAARAALAALALAAVAEQRDRGYDLRSRSLLVPEHGGPLVFELIPADGGAADRFCLSSPGAARLVEAAAADAARHGLGWQAKPLTLKPAPKLAALIRESRKRAAAGETDEAEVEG
- the cas5u6u gene encoding type I-U CRISPR-associated protein Cas5/Cas6, with protein sequence MLALRIEYLTGRSVATSYNDRTTAEWPPHPARIFSALVAAWAAADPHSEDERAALDWLAEQPPPAIAASAASRRTVVPHYVPVNDTAVLKTFESRTERLAADRAEFADVLSSSSPNETSADTTALAAARRAATKLQKSIDKQEAGLAALKKADQEQVTGTSVALERQAARMLPEQRTRQMRTFPSVSPDDPTVHLVWSSSPPPDVRRALDDMARRVVRVGHSSSLVTCRFVDDAPAPTLVPNDEATMVLRVPGPGQVQRLVEAHGRHHEVEPRVLPCRFQRYGPAGAETPRAVDVSVFSGEWIVLRQVRGPRLSMTLCAEVAQAFRAALMSYAGGEIPEVVSGHEQDGTPSQRPHVAVLALPFVGHVRATGEILGLAIVPPRTIAAEDRLALLRALGTWEQAVRDRLDEEDVEAPPLELRLGARGVIELERVAWGIAPLANLRPETWCRPARVWLSVTPVALDRHPGNLRATDPAVADAAVRAAVATLTRSCERIGLPRPVRVDVLPSVTMAGVAKARQFAPFPADGRRPQRAKVHAVVEFDPPVAGPVLLGAGRYSGLGLFRPVVDAEGERT